In Bacteroidales bacterium, one DNA window encodes the following:
- a CDS encoding FecR family protein: MNQKEINRLLSDYFAGTASPEQKESILSWLRESKENEIYYQECSEVWALSHMSAFTDAKESAHLDVLSKIIYQQETQKRKLWIRTAWGAAAAITILFVSLYSILFLNRQENIQPGIYTELIVPNGSRLKLYLPDSSVVWLNAGSNMKYDNDFGTDNRIVVLDGEAFFEIKSDSLKPFVIKTKEMDAVVTGTTLAVKAYENDPKTEITLLEGKVRVNHHQPDIESIVLQPNEQLSYLSHTNKVTLNKVDAVKYTGWINDKIFFADESFDLIARQLERAYDITIINKSEKLKSEKFYGSFNKSSGIQHILEVIDINNRFRWSFKNDTLTIINK; the protein is encoded by the coding sequence ATGAACCAAAAAGAAATAAATCGCTTATTGTCTGATTATTTTGCAGGCACTGCGAGTCCTGAACAAAAGGAATCGATACTATCCTGGTTGCGGGAATCTAAGGAGAATGAAATATATTATCAGGAATGCAGTGAAGTATGGGCATTATCACATATGTCTGCATTTACCGATGCGAAAGAGTCGGCTCATTTGGATGTTTTAAGTAAGATCATTTATCAACAGGAAACGCAGAAAAGAAAACTATGGATAAGAACTGCCTGGGGGGCAGCGGCAGCTATAACGATTCTGTTTGTTTCTCTTTATTCGATTCTGTTTCTTAACCGGCAGGAAAATATACAACCTGGCATTTATACGGAACTTATTGTTCCTAACGGATCCCGGTTAAAGCTTTATTTGCCCGATAGCTCTGTTGTTTGGCTGAATGCCGGAAGCAACATGAAATATGATAATGATTTTGGGACAGACAATCGTATCGTTGTTTTAGACGGAGAAGCTTTTTTTGAAATAAAATCAGACAGTTTAAAGCCGTTTGTTATAAAGACAAAAGAAATGGATGCTGTGGTCACAGGAACGACTTTGGCTGTGAAAGCGTATGAAAATGATCCGAAAACTGAGATTACCCTGTTGGAAGGAAAAGTCCGGGTAAACCATCATCAACCGGATATAGAATCTATTGTTTTACAACCTAATGAACAGTTGAGCTACCTCAGCCATACAAATAAGGTCACACTGAATAAAGTGGATGCTGTAAAGTATACCGGCTGGATCAATGATAAAATATTTTTTGCGGATGAATCATTCGATTTGATAGCACGACAGCTTGAGCGTGCCTATGATATTACGATCATCAATAAATCTGAAAAATTAAAGTCCGAAAAATTTTACGGATCGTTCAATAAGTCTTCCGGAATCCAACATATCCTGGAAGTGATAGATATCAATAACAGATTTCGATGGTCTTTTAAGAATGACACTTTAACAATCATCAATAAATAA
- a CDS encoding TonB-dependent receptor — protein sequence MAYQSAKLTLDLQDVSIQKVFEIIENQSDFLFMVRSSDVDLNQKISIKAKNQSVLEILDKVLTPRDIKYTSRDNHIIIYKDENSADRKNVKSQPGIKVTGTVSDETGETMPGVNVIVRGTTQGTNTDINGEYSITVPSDTSVLQFSFMGYHPQEIIVGNKRILAVVLKEEAAEIDEVTIIAFGTQKKESVIGAISTIAPEDLKVPSSNLTNSLAGRVAGLISYQRSGEPGQDNAEFFIRGVMTFGYKVDPLILIDNVEVTTTDLARIQADDIASFSIMKDATATALYGARGANGVILVTTKSGREGPAKINIRFENSISQPTKDLEFADPITFMKLHNEAALTRNPLAPLPYHQSKIDNTIAGLNSYVYPATDWKESLMKNHTMNQRVNVSVSGGGKIARYFVSGGFTNDNGILKVDGSNNFNNNIKLRTYSLRSNVNIDLTKSTELIVRLNGSFDDYVGPLHGGKTMYNMIVRSNPVLFPAYFPESQDPLVQHIMFGNAEHESGNLYLNPYAEMVRGYKEYSRSKMLAQIEINQNLDFLLEGLSMRAMLNTNRESYFDVSRYYNPFYYAAHSYDRATNEYKLRILNEDKGSQSLSYSEGPKEVSSVFYMEAAVNYNRSFAEKHAISGLLVYTMRQLLEANAGDLQLSLPSRNLGLAGRATYSYDSRYFAEFNFGYNGSERFHKSHRFGFFPSVGLAWSISNERFWESMKNTITTLRLRGTYGLVGNDAIGEKKDRFYYLSMVSQGTGAKFGTDYNYSKNGIVVDRYGNNDITWEISKKGNIALEIGLYNKLKIEAEYFQEYRKNILMSRADIPASMGLAAAIKANVGEASGRGVDLSADYSHSFNSNFWIQGRGNFTYATNEYEVYEEPEYDEPWRSRVGHPLKQEWLYIGERLFVDEYEVANSPTQFGDYMAGDIKYRDVNGDGRITEADRVPAGYPTVPEISYGFGVSTGFKNWDFSVFFQGTARESFRIGVSDTAPFLDNYNFKFDNISYSSNNQLLKAYADSHWSEDNRDLFALWPRLSTTAISNNTQQTTWYQRNGSFLRLKQVELGYSFSRLAQKFKMSNLRLYVNATNLFCWSKFKIWDPEMASEGLGYPIQRVFNVGLYVSFN from the coding sequence TTGGCCTATCAATCTGCAAAATTAACTTTAGACCTGCAGGATGTCAGTATTCAGAAAGTTTTTGAGATAATTGAAAATCAGAGTGATTTTTTGTTTATGGTCAGAAGTTCAGATGTTGACCTGAACCAAAAAATATCGATAAAAGCTAAGAACCAATCTGTTTTGGAAATATTGGATAAGGTTCTGACCCCCCGGGATATTAAATATACATCAAGGGACAATCATATCATTATATACAAAGATGAAAATTCAGCCGACCGGAAAAACGTTAAGAGTCAACCGGGTATAAAGGTTACCGGGACTGTTTCCGACGAAACCGGTGAAACCATGCCCGGGGTCAATGTTATTGTCCGTGGAACGACACAGGGTACCAATACCGACATCAATGGTGAGTACTCCATTACAGTTCCGAGTGATACCTCTGTACTCCAGTTTAGTTTTATGGGTTACCATCCACAGGAAATTATTGTGGGGAATAAACGTATCCTGGCCGTTGTGTTGAAAGAAGAGGCTGCTGAAATTGATGAAGTAACCATCATTGCGTTCGGGACACAGAAGAAAGAGAGCGTAATTGGAGCTATCTCCACCATAGCGCCGGAAGATCTGAAGGTTCCCAGCAGCAACCTGACAAATTCCCTGGCAGGAAGGGTGGCCGGTCTGATATCTTACCAACGGAGCGGGGAGCCCGGTCAGGACAATGCGGAATTCTTCATCCGTGGGGTAATGACTTTCGGCTATAAAGTAGACCCGTTGATCCTGATAGATAATGTGGAGGTGACGACTACCGACCTGGCAAGGATACAGGCAGATGATATCGCCAGTTTCAGTATTATGAAAGATGCAACAGCTACGGCATTGTATGGTGCTCGTGGCGCCAATGGCGTTATCCTTGTTACAACCAAATCAGGGAGGGAAGGACCTGCAAAAATCAACATCCGGTTTGAAAACTCCATTTCACAACCGACCAAAGATCTTGAATTTGCAGATCCTATTACGTTTATGAAGCTACACAATGAAGCCGCATTGACGAGAAATCCCCTGGCGCCTTTACCCTATCATCAGAGTAAAATTGACAATACCATTGCCGGATTGAATTCTTATGTTTATCCTGCCACGGATTGGAAAGAATCATTGATGAAAAATCATACCATGAACCAACGGGTGAATGTCAGTGTTTCCGGAGGAGGAAAAATTGCACGTTATTTTGTATCCGGCGGGTTCACTAATGATAATGGGATATTGAAAGTGGACGGAAGTAATAATTTCAACAATAATATCAAATTGCGTACATACAGCCTGCGTTCAAATGTAAATATCGATCTGACCAAATCAACAGAACTGATTGTTCGTTTGAACGGGTCTTTTGATGATTATGTAGGTCCGTTACATGGGGGTAAAACCATGTACAATATGATTGTACGAAGCAATCCTGTATTATTTCCTGCATACTTTCCAGAATCTCAGGATCCTTTGGTGCAACACATCATGTTCGGGAATGCAGAACATGAGAGTGGGAACCTTTACCTGAATCCTTATGCAGAAATGGTAAGGGGTTATAAGGAGTATTCCAGGTCGAAAATGCTGGCGCAAATTGAGATCAACCAGAATCTCGATTTCCTGCTTGAAGGACTCTCCATGAGGGCCATGCTGAATACAAACAGGGAATCATACTTCGATGTTTCCCGTTATTATAATCCTTTTTATTATGCGGCACATTCATATGACAGGGCAACGAATGAGTACAAATTGCGGATCCTTAATGAAGACAAAGGTTCCCAGTCACTTTCATATTCTGAAGGTCCGAAAGAGGTAAGTTCCGTTTTCTATATGGAAGCTGCAGTTAATTATAACCGTTCTTTTGCCGAAAAACATGCCATCAGCGGATTGCTGGTATACACTATGCGACAATTGCTCGAGGCCAATGCCGGGGATTTACAGTTATCTCTCCCTTCACGTAACCTGGGGCTTGCAGGAAGGGCCACCTATTCATATGATAGCCGGTATTTTGCCGAATTCAATTTCGGCTACAACGGATCGGAACGTTTCCATAAATCGCACAGGTTCGGTTTTTTCCCGTCGGTAGGATTAGCGTGGAGCATTTCTAATGAACGGTTTTGGGAAAGTATGAAAAATACAATCACTACCTTACGGTTAAGAGGGACTTATGGTTTGGTCGGGAACGATGCTATCGGAGAGAAGAAGGATCGGTTCTACTACCTTTCCATGGTTAGCCAGGGAACAGGAGCAAAATTCGGGACCGATTATAATTACTCCAAGAATGGGATAGTGGTGGACAGGTATGGAAATAATGATATTACCTGGGAAATATCTAAGAAAGGCAATATAGCCCTGGAAATCGGATTATATAATAAATTGAAAATAGAAGCCGAATATTTTCAGGAATACAGGAAAAATATATTGATGAGCCGTGCCGATATCCCGGCATCTATGGGATTGGCCGCAGCCATCAAAGCCAATGTGGGAGAGGCTTCAGGGAGAGGAGTGGATCTGTCTGCTGATTATTCACATTCATTCAATAGTAATTTTTGGATACAGGGTCGTGGAAATTTTACTTATGCGACCAATGAATATGAGGTATATGAAGAACCGGAATATGACGAACCCTGGAGATCAAGGGTGGGGCACCCACTAAAGCAGGAATGGTTGTATATCGGTGAACGATTATTTGTTGATGAGTACGAGGTAGCCAATTCACCCACCCAATTCGGTGATTATATGGCAGGAGACATTAAATATCGTGATGTGAATGGTGACGGACGAATCACTGAAGCAGACAGGGTTCCGGCAGGTTATCCTACAGTTCCTGAGATATCTTATGGATTTGGGGTATCTACCGGCTTTAAAAACTGGGATTTCAGTGTCTTTTTTCAGGGAACGGCACGGGAATCATTCCGGATCGGAGTATCCGATACTGCGCCGTTTTTGGATAACTATAACTTTAAGTTTGACAACATTTCTTACTCTTCGAACAATCAATTGCTGAAAGCTTATGCCGACAGCCACTGGTCGGAAGACAACCGGGATTTGTTTGCCTTATGGCCACGTTTAAGCACAACGGCAATTTCTAATAATACCCAACAGACTACATGGTATCAAAGAAACGGGAGTTTCCTCCGTTTGAAACAAGTGGAATTGGGTTATTCGTTCTCCCGTCTTGCGCAAAAATTTAAAATGAGTAATTTGCGTTTATATGTGAATGCTACTAACCTGTTTTGTTGGAGTAAGTTTAAGATCTGGGATCCGGAAATGGCTTCAGAAGGTCTTGGATATCCTATCCAACGTGTCTTCAATGTGGGACTGTATGTTTCATTTAATTAA